The DNA region ACAATGTAATACTGCGTATATCTttccaatatttttttttaactgtggaACTGCTCTGCTGGATAATTCCTTCACTACATAAATTAAGAATGCAATTGAAATAAGCCTGAATATTTTACAAAATACCATCAACAAATTGATCTGTACCTACATTTTAGGTGTAATTCTTTGCAATGGCCTTTAGAGTTTGTTTTCCCATGACAGACATGGGATGGCATTatccaaaaccaaaaaagaatGGTCGTAATATCTGTGATAGTATGTTATATCACACTATCATAAACACTAAGCAAATAGACATTAACATCCATCATTCTGGAATGGTAGAAGTTTGGAAAAGGAACCAAATGTAGCACACAAACACTGAGGAGTAACTGATGACAGAACTTTactgaagacaaaacaaaagacaaaaagttTTTCAGGATAAAGGATGGATGATCGCGCAGCAGGATGTAAATTCCAACAGGAAATAATCGTTGGGACGATTCCCTCATGGAAGTGATCTAATTCATCCAGAGTCAATAAATCCGGGATCAGGAAATCAGGCAGACAACtccaggcaggcagcaggcagggaCGAGGCCAGGCAGAATACAAGGAGACAGGCAGGTCAGGAGCAGGCAGGGCCCATCAGACGGGAGGTCAGTCCAAAGCAATAGTGTTGACAAAAATTTAGCGAACGGTGCGTGCCTGGCTGGGGTTTAAAAGCTGGGAGAAAATGGTATGTGTGGTTGGCTGAGGGAAGTGTCACAAGTCTACAGGTTTGTCCTTAGCTTTGTTAATTTCTTTTCTCCTCGGTTCTGTTTTACTAATCGATTGACCCACCTGGTCCTGTCCGCTAGGGGGCAGTGTTTCCCCTCTACGTTGGTTACCAGCCGCCAATCAACTCAAAAGAAGAAGAACCGTCCTGATTGTTGTAGCAGACTGGGACAGAAATGCTGCCTGTCCCAGCTGAGCAGGTCCTGAGTGCAGATGGCAGAAAGATCCAGTTGATCCACCTGACCGGAGCCATGACACACAAGATTCTCCGGTTTGATAAAACCAAGATTGAactttcttgtgttttttctgtcatGCTCAGAGGAACCCAGGCAGGTCTAATCACCAGTTTAATACCATCCCAGGATTCAAGCACAGTGGAGGCAGCGTCCTGTTGTGGGATGGATGGGACATTTTCAAGGTTGAAGGATAGCTAACTGGATTAAAGTAAAGAGATATATTTAGTAAAAGATTTATTCATCATCCACCAAGCGGATGATTTGAACAATTTTGTATCAGTGGCGTCTGACGCTTTCATTAAATTCAAGTGACCTTTTGAAAATATTACCTTCTTTTGATGGACagctatttaaataaaataaaatctgtcaTAAATGTAGTTCAACTACTGAAACCGTAATTTACTTGTTCAATATTTTATGCTCTTATTTACTAATTAACTGTTACTTTCTTTTTCTGTATTTatgaaataaaattatttattcTGACCCCTTGTCTACTAGTCTGAATGAATGCGTTTTGAATCAATACTACATATAATTTTCATAGTATGTCCATCAGTAATAcatgtgtttaaaatgtgaattattATCTATAACCACTTACTAAATTAAATGTAAAGTACAATATTTGCATCCATAACGTAATGAAAGATTAAATTTAAACTTAAGAAAACAACCCAGTACTACTAACTAAACTACTTGAAAAGTTGACATTATTCCAGTGACTCAGTGACAAATATTAACTCACTCACTGAATATTGGATGATCTTCGCAGTACAACCATTTGAAATGCAGGACAGTaaaggaaaatatgaaaatgtaatATAATGCTTTtgaaaaaatcaataaatcttTGAAATGTTTCTGAAAATAATTCGCATATTTGATAGAGCATAAATTCCTGATAATGGAATTGTTATGGCCACAAAATGCGATAGAAAATTTTGACTCAATGGTTCACATTTAATTTCTGTCATGCGCAGAATGAGTTCTTTCTTCTAgattattgcatttaaaatagTTTGTGATAGTCATAATGACCGTTGTGAGAATGATCCGCTGCTATTAATGCGTTGTCTCCCCCTGTTGGTATATGAAAGCACTACACGCTCCCTCCGGCGCCTGATGATGACGTATAAATACGCCACAGTTACGCGTCAAAAACAACTATAATTGTGTAAGTGCCCTAACAGCGTCTTCTCTTATATTTTCATCTCCAGATATGTTTCTTTCGCGGTCGTTGGTACCTTTGTTTTGCAGACAAGGACTTCTTCAGAGTCGACCGGTCAAATCTGCATTTACAGGTCAGTGTGTCTCACTAGGCTTACTTTTAATCTGTGCTTTAAGAGCCACTTACATTCATCATAATTCCATGTAAAACTACTGATATTTACTTAGGCATTATTTAAAATACCGTAAAAGGCGGTGGCGGTCCGTGCGTTATAGCAATTTAGTGACGTTTTATTTATTCCTACGTAAATAAATAGACCTCATAATAGCATCAATATGAATCCAGGACTCGAGAATCTAAACAAAATCACACGTAAACATTACATCACCTTAATATAAACAAGTCAAGCAACAGTGTAGCAAGTCAATAAGGTCACGTTCACAGGAGTAAGAAGGTCACCTATGCTTTTAAACCTCAAAAAATAAAAGGTGACTAAAATTAGGTTATGTTAGCTTAAACAAGTTTGTCCAACAAACTGCACATGGACAACCCTTCATATAAGACACCACAGATAATGAAACAAACTgtttattgaaaataaaaatagtttttGAGAAtatgcaacagcagcacaacTGAACATGTTGACAGAGCTGTTACTGAAGTTCAAATACTGGTGCAGGAGTCCAGGGGCCAGGACAAATTCACTGGGAGATGGAGAGCTAGGCCCCGTTGAACACTGCTTGCagctttaattattatttaaacatATTTCTTATTTTGTCCCATCTTTTAGGAGCTTTGCGATCAGCCAGCGGAACAACAACTAACAAAGAACCGCTGAAGAAAGCCAAAACCCCGCAGGGTCGTCTTGACCGGCCCGATGAGAAGTCTAAAGATGCCCTGCAAAGTGAGAATATGTTTTTTCAATGTGTGTGGCTAGGTGCATAGATTAGTActaatacagtgggacctctacttacgaatttaattggttccggaagttgtttcgtaacctgaaaattatgtaagtagagacgcgttttccatgtaaatgccctaatccgttccaagcccccaaaaattcggacatcatttttttttaataaatcataaaaatgcattaaagcatgtaacaaatacatgttacaattagattactgcacaataaatgtaggaattcagtgcaaggcttctccaggaacaaaatgaactttattacaggctaatcttacattagccatcattactagcaacgaacgttaacacttgtggtaacaccgacatctaatggacaaacatacgaacacccacaataaataaaagttaaacgaaggcgaagctgggatacacacaaactgtaCATATTGAcatccctcctagccaatgggatgacaggaaaatgctaggtgatagccaatggcagaacAGCTACATGCATGTTTATGTTCTCTAAACTCCGTGAGCTGCGAATaacagcggtagcgtatttttgcctttcgtatcctgaaatttctttcataacaagaggaaatattttccctttgGGAcatttcgtaacctgaaaattccacatgtagaaacgttcgtaagtagaggtcccactgtaataaAGTTGATGAGATTGTTATGGAATTAGACCATCATTGATTTTGAAACATTCTGATGTAATCTCACAGGGTTCCCTGATGATGTGAACCCTGTCACCAAGGAGAAGGGTGGTCCTCGTGGTCCAGAACCCACTCGATATGGAGACTGGGAAAGAAAGGGACGATGCGTCGACTTCTAGTTCACCGCCTCAAGTGGCACTTAGTGactacagtatatacacatatttatcctaattttttttgtctcttatTTTGCACCTTGATGCTAATCTTATAGATTGAATTTTCTGTATCTGTACTGTGTTGTCATTTGTCCAAAGAATGTAATATGAAAATCATTAAAGACATAGATGGTTATCTACTGTATTTAGTTTTGTTGTTATAATACCTATTAACAATTCACTTCCTTATTTGGTGTCTATCCACCTGTGGACGGTGGACGGATTTGaattccataaaaaaaaaaaaaactaaaaaaaaaaaaaacgagcgtAGTTCATGTTTTGGCCGCTAGAGGGGTGTATTAACCTCGTTGAATCGAGTTATTGCTTCTTTATTtactgccctctagcggccaaCACGTGAACTGTTACCATCGAAGCGAAACCTGTCGACTTCAGCCGAGTCGCTCGCTGCCTCCGACGGGAACAGTCGCCCCGTTTTTCTGCCAGAAATAGGTCCGTTGCGGAGGagctgtgtgaaagtgtgtgcgCTCAACGTCAACAGACTACGTAGCATTTgcgatcaaaaaaaaaaaagaaaaaaaattggggaagaagaaaaaggaccGTCGCTGTGGGCGGCGGACACGTCGCGTTGGAAGAAGGCTGCAGCCGCGGTGCTGACAAGAGGGGATTGTTTCAGCTGGGCGCCTCTCGCCGCTGCGCTCCGTGAgtatatttctgtcttttcccacATCGAAACAGGGGAATAACGGTGACTTGACTTTCCCAATAGTGAAGTTTGCAGGCGACGTGTTGTGGTAAAGCAGGCCAAGCAAAATGATGAGGGGTGGTGTAAGGACTCTAAACAGATACGCACGAATTACGCACAGGTTTTCCGTGAAAGCCGAGCTGTGGCTCCACAGGGGGCGAGGGGGGTGCTGGGGTTTCAAGTTTGatctgcttccttcctcctaCAGATAAACCCAGTTATTGGGCCCGAGCAAAAGCTCAAAAAAgcccctttgtgtgtgtgttaataagGTATTTGTGCCTCTGCTACATCTGAAATACAACCACTgcattttttctctttttgttgtcGTTTTTTTTGTTGCAGTTTTCTTGATCTACAGTGTTTTGGGTATTAGCTGCTAAACCATAGCTAAGATTTTGTTGTTAAAAGAGCATAAAAAAGAATTGCCCTTTGTTGACCTTGATTGACATGTCCCTCTTGTGTCCTGTGACAGTTTCAAaccatcaccatggaaacgACGGGCAGTATTATAAACCTGATAAATGCATGAGCCAGTCAGATGTCATACTGGTGTTTCCAACACTttctgaaaacaacaacaacaacacatctagcagttattttttaaaaatgagactCATGTCTTTGGTCACTAAGGCCCAGTAGAGCTCTGGGATCAGTCTGATCTGTTGTTCTGTGTTGGGTCAGTGAGCACCGACAGGTCTGAGCATGCAGTCCTGGTGAGCTCAATCAGGCAGGAAGCTTATTATTCCTGTAGAAATACTCCGGACAAAATTGCTGCCACGGTTTAATTGAAAAATCTATTTGACACATGTTAATTATGGAGTTGTAAAGAGAATCTCCCCTGGGCTGTGTGgctgttttcattatttttgtaaTCTGAACATTTATCTCGCGAAACAGACCGTGAGAACGTTTGAGCCTCTCATGGCGGCACTCTATAGCCCTGATTTGCAATTTTTTTAATAAGCCAAATTCCTTGGAAAGAATGAATAGAACTACAGAGACAATGTTTTACACTGTACAATATGATTGTTAGCATGACCTGGAATGCAAAGTCCTTTGTTTGAGCGTTCAGCCTCACTTTGTCCTCAAACCCTCACGTGAATATTTGAATCTTCCAGCTTACAATGATTGTCCTTTGTTGTCTATCAGGCTCCAGTAAAAACTGTCCATGCTTTTCCCCTTTCTGCCACATTTGCTGCTGCGTCTGACGTCTCCGTTTGCTGTTTTTGACAGGACCTGCCGTCATTTCCGTCCTCCCATAAATCCCATTCAcaatgatggaggatggaggagccGAAACACAGCAGCACGTTCTCGCCGAGACCCCCGGCAGAAGAAGATGATAAAAGCAAGTGGAAGCCAGCGGGAGACAGGGGAGGGTCGCGCAAACacgttaccatggcaacggccTCCAGGTATCTGGGAGACAGGCGCTATTTGGTCCGACGGCCTCTGGTCTCTTCAACACCTACATCTATCTTAAAGAAGACTGaaacagaggaggtgaggaggacttCCATAAGCTCGAATATGATCTTTATTTCAGAATTTGAAACTTGTTTATTGATTGATAAAAAAGGAGGTTAAAACAGTGAGTTAATTAATGcgttttaaaatgtcaatttcaTACCAAGAAGCCCAAAGTTACTTTCAAACCTCTCTGATATGTAAAGACATCATGACAAGCCTGGAAAGTACAGCCAAAACTGACCAAAACGAAAGGTCAATTTATGTAAATTTATATGGAAAAAGATGGTTTTGTTTCCTTCATGCCTTAAATTTCCATGCACCAACTGTTAGAATATTCAAATACCATGTAAATATTACAACGTTCTGATTAGATCAATAATTTCTTCGAAAATTAGAGCCCAAATTAGGATTATTGCCTTCTATTATTAGATAACAATGTTAATGATGCTAGTGTAGTAGTAGCGGTGATGTCTGGATGCTTCTCTAAGACGCAATGTTCAACCACGTTACAGTCATTGTTGTCCTTTGCAGGACGTTTCCAGGAGCGAAGGAACCCAGAAAGACACTGATGTGAGCTCCTTGACACCATTAGAGCTGACTCTAGAGAGCTTTGACCGCTCCCACAGTGACGTCTCATCGTCCAGCCGAGACCTCAGCTCCCCTGTGGGTGTTTCAGACCTCGGCACCAGTGTGCTGCACAACCCGCACACGTGCGAGTCCCCCTTTCCTGTTAGGACATGGCCTCAGCAGAGCTTGTCCAGCTCCATCCTGGAGGTTCAGAGGCTGAACACGCCTCTCCGGCCACCGCTAACCTCCACCGTCTTGTACCCCAGCTACACCCCTCGCTCAAGATATTCCGGGACAGGCCTGACTGGCGTTGAGGGGCAGCAAAAATCCCGTTTCTCTGGAAAACCCTCAAATGGACATCTGCTGTCTGTGCACCAGCTGAACTATTGGGCCTGCGCCATCCCCAAGAcctcacctccgtctccagATCGACGTTCCAGAGCCTGGGATCCAAACCAGGAGTACCAGACCCTCCTGGATTACACCTACCCTCTGAGACCAGAACGGGAGCTCGTTGAATGGAACAGCAGTCGGCTCCAAACAAAATCCAGTCTGTGGGACTCGGGGATTGAAGTGGACCGCCTCTGTAGCTCCAACAGCCTGTCAGCACCGGGCTTCTCAGCTTGTGAAACAGAACAAAGCAGAGACAGAAactctgaaggtcaaaggtcacgtgaTCAGCAGGTGCTCACCGATTCCTCAGACGGGCTCCAGTTCTCTCAAACAGACCCTCTCGGATTGTCCCTGCGGGACAGAGGAAGCCCGTCAGACGGTCATCAGCGCCGATCTCCGTCCTCCTGCCCGGCTTTTATTGGTTCCACCAGTGTTCTCCCGCgtggcgaggaggaggacgaggatgaggaggagttCTGGCATCTTccactggagctggaggagctgaagctgctgtccaGACAGGTCAGCCCTCAACATACACAAAGCTGGCGTGGTCCAGAATCATCAGGCATCTGGAGGACGCACACGGATGTcgcgggacacacacacacgtgataaTATATGAAATTATCAGGTGGCATTATGAGGCTTTGAGGCTGGATCCAGCAACGCGCCGTAACCGTCTGTCCCTCTGCACAGGTCAGAGAGGCGACCACCCAGCTGGCCCAGCCGGTTAACTCAAGCTGGGGATCTCTGGGACCACACACGTCCTCcgtccactcctccacctctgcaccCGGGGTCCTGGAGGCGGAGGGCCGAGGAAACTCCGAGACAGCCGGGAAAGGGACGAGTCGTCTCCGTCAAATCGGTATTTATACTAGTTTTATGGGGACAGAGGGATGCTTCTGTCCttgtttctctcccccccctccccagaacAAGAGAGTTGGCTAGAATATAGTTTAATGTTCAAATGTTGTCTGTCAGGAGCCGATCGTGGGGTGTCCGAGCCTTTGAGACGGAGCTTTGGAGAGTTGGTGGCGCCTGCTGGACGGAGGTCAGGTGGCGCTTGCATCCAAGAGGAGGATGTTCTGGCCGAGCTCCTCAGATCGCCACGCAGCCAGAGGGGCAGTCGGGAAGACAGCGGCTCTTTGCTTCGACATCTCCAGGTAGCCTCTCGTGTCTACATCCCAAAATAATGTAGTAAAAAGATCAAGAACATTGTGAACCcacattgtgtgtgttgttccaGACGTTCTgctcacagctggagcagctcatcCAGCAGCTGTATGCTCTGTCAGAGAGGACGGAGCTGTGGAGCAGAGCTTCAGTGGACGGTGACCCTGTTTCTGATCATCTCCATCAGCCACTGACGTCCTCCGTCCTGCACACGGGACACCGTCTTCTCAACTGCATCGACGCCACctctccatgtgtgtgtgtgtgtgtgtgtgtgggccgaACACATTCAGAGTGCGCCAGTTTCAGTGCCAGTGTCTATAATGTCACCTCTGCGCTCCTCTCCAGTCTTACGGGACACGCTGCTGATGATTGAGAGGACTTCCGGAGCTGTGGGACAGCAAGAGGACGTCCGGGAGCCCTCCGATCTGGACCAGGTCAGGGGTTTGCTCGATGTGAgtctgcttctgcttcctcttaAACTGTGCTGCCAGCGGTTTAATGGAGATTTTCAGTGCTCGTGACGTTTGTGTCATCTCTTATTTGCAGGCACGTGACTTTATCCAAATGACAGTAGGACGACCTCTGACATGATGACGGAGGCCATGTTTGACCTTTGAGCCCAAGGAGGATTCACAGAATTAACATCGCGTTTACACTCTAGATAAACCATTATTTATTCCCTCGATTGGGACGATGGGGAGTGTGCTGGTTCTATCCCATGGATCTAGCATTTTGGAGGTTGGGTTCCAGGCTCAGTGGTACCTCGgcactgctctgaaggtgtcctggcagctccccctgctaccagatCACCTATGTTTTTGTCCACATCAGGACTTGAACCGACAACCTTCCGCTTTCCCCCAGTTCCCAAgaaactgagctttattctcgTAAATGGAACCTTTGGACAGCTGTCGTTTGAGCTAAGAAAATGTGGTTCCTGCCTTTATTTCTCCTGCCATACTGTCTCTCCCAACAGCAATAATGTTTCCAGGGCAACGCTAacccaggaagcagctcaggccTCCATGACAAAACGACATAGAGACGTTATTTCTGTCGTCACCGCGGTGCAATATCTGTTATAACAGCAGAAAATGTTATAAATGACACCAGGAATATCAGTTTTGACACCTCCAGTGCTTTTAATTCACCTCTTGCCTTAAAACACTCCAGCGCTTCCTCAGTGACGTCACAGCTGGTCACCAAAGCACTCTGCCTGTCTTTGATGTTTACCACTGCGATTATGATTAAAAAGAACAACTTTTCCAGCTTTGTCCAGGATGTTTATTAATCActtccacttttttttcttaatgtcaTCAGAAGTGACGCTTCAAAATAGCGAAGTTGTCGAAGCGAAGCACATTTTCAGCTTAGTCAGAATGACGTCATTTCCCATGAAACGTCCGATCCAACCAAACCAGTGAGCTGGTGCCGAGTTTAGAATGTCGTCCCCCACGAACAGACCCAGATTTCGGTCTTGCCTGTGTAAAATGCCCCACACAGACATAAAAACTGGCCATATTGGTGATCTGGTCGGATTTAAACGGGGGTTAGACTCGCTGATCCCGGTCCTGGTTACCGGCACCAGAAGGGGGggtcctgcaggtccaggtGAGAGTCTACCTGAAACTGGAGCAGGTGCTCTCAGATAACTGGGATGGATCCACAGATCCGACCTGGGACCGTTTAAAAGTCTTTTAACGGCTCGTCCAAGTCCGCTCCGGAAGTCGATCGGACTTCGGCAACTCCTTCTTGCCACGTTTCACAAAATGACGTAGTCTTTCCCCGAGCTTGACAGTTGACCGAAGCGGCAGTGAGAGACCCACACGCACATCAAAGCGGGGATAAAAGGATCGCTAGCTAAGGTGTTCAGCCGCAGATATTGATTAGTCGTTTGAAGCGCGTAGATCTCCAATTAAACTACCGCTGGTTGCTTGTCGACAACTCATCCGCATAATCTAGCTACGTATTTTGCATTTCTCCTGACGTGGCCAAATCGGCCGGCTAATGTTAGCGGTTTCCTGGTTGGAATTGCAGCCATTTTGGGGTTGTAGTGTAGCGCGCAGCGTAAGCTAGCCGTCCGTCTTGTGTTCACAGCTACACAGCGTTGGTCGTCTTTCGACgggtgaaaacaaacatccattTAAAGGAGACACATAACTCAAGGAGGCCGCGATGAATCCCGAATAGTAAGTATCCTTCATAGCCGGGCTCCGGTTCGTCTCGGTCCGCTAATGTTAGCCGTGCGCTAACGAGCTAGCATCTGGCTTGGCCAACAACTTCATGTTAGCAGTTGAGCTAGCAACATCAGCTGACGCTAGCAAATGCCAGCTGCTAGCTTTCTAACAAAGTCTGCATATTGATATGACTACTAGGTGTTAAACCCTGTCAGGTGTGTGGTTCAGGTTTGGTCCAGAAGTATCTTTCTGGTGCCCAGTGCCGGTGGTCTACAGACAGCTCTGGCCACGGTTTCGATCTCCTGCTCAAGATAAAGTTGTAAATACAGTGTAATGATGCGGTGTGCAGTCTGTAGCTGAGAGGTACAGGTGCAAACCTTGACCGGTTTGTTCATACTACTTTAGCTACGCCACAATGATTGTCAAGGACGTCGCTCCGGCTGAATTAATGAAATATTTAGCATTTCTGAAGCGCTCTGCCATGTGTATGACGACACGCTGTTAATATGCACTTGGTTGTTACTGTAATAGCGAGTGGTTGTTTACGTCCAACAGGTTCTACCCTTTCACCTTGTGATTCACCTGACTGTCACTCATATCTGCCTGTGGTGGTGCAGGAGCCCATCCCGACTCTTAGTCATGTGTAGGTCACATGCCACCCATTTCACCACAGCAGTATTGAGTAATCGGAAGCACTTGAGTACTTCTATTCTTCTCCCCATTCCAAAATGTCCAGTGGACACCCATTAGATGTCCTGTGGACACCCATTAGATGTCCTGTGGATGTCGTATTGATAATCTCAAACAAATGGCTcatatttattgtatttcttgGGTTGACAAGCATCTGGAGGGACGTGTGACGGACCCACCAGGTGCGACTTGCACAGATTATCCGTGCATCACCATTTCTAGCCACTGCGACCTGTTGATGTTAGCGTCCCGCAGGGTCCTTGATGAAATAAGCACATGCTGATATTGTCATCTGTAAGTACTCTGCATATAAAAGTGTGGGTACGTTAACATAGGGGTCTAGACACCTCAGTGGAGACGGGACCGGCTATCTAATATGTCCCCACTCATATGAtccctctgctgcctgcacTTCCTCCTGTAATCTGCTGAGTGCTGCAGGTTTCAGGAAATAtttcctctcacagctggtGATGTCGTGGATTTCGTGGACCAACTTGTTCCTGTTccttggttttcttttcttttttttaaacttttccatttattttttcctctttcatttttattttcacacatCTATAGTTTGTTGGTTATAAATGTGCAACTATCTAACCAAGGTTTGTCTTTAATGTCCCCTCGCAGTGACTATTTATTCAAGCTGCTCCTAATCGGTGACTCTGGGGTTGGAAAGTCTTGCCTCCTACTCCGATTTGCAGTAGGTTTCTCCGTGCCTTCATTTTTA from Takifugu rubripes chromosome 4, fTakRub1.2, whole genome shotgun sequence includes:
- the sdhaf4 gene encoding succinate dehydrogenase assembly factor 4, mitochondrial gives rise to the protein MFLSRSLVPLFCRQGLLQSRPVKSAFTGALRSASGTTTNKEPLKKAKTPQGRLDRPDEKSKDALQRFPDDVNPVTKEKGGPRGPEPTRYGDWERKGRCVDF
- the cep68 gene encoding centrosomal protein of 68 kDa isoform X3, whose amino-acid sequence is MEEPKHSSTFSPRPPAEEDDKSKWKPAGDRGGSRKHVTMATASRYLGDRRYLVRRPLVSSTPTSILKKTETEEDVSRSEGTQKDTDVSSLTPLELTLESFDRSHSDVSSSSRDLSSPVGVSDLGTSVLHNPHTCESPFPVRTWPQQSLSSSILEVQRLNTPLRPPLTSTVLYPSYTPRSRYSGTGLTGVEGQQKSRFSGKPSNGHLLSVHQLNYWACAIPKTSPPSPDRRSRAWDPNQEYQTLLDYTYPLRPERELVEWNSSRLQTKSSLWDSGIEVDRLCSSNSLSAPGFSACETEQSRDRNSEGQRSRDQQVLTDSSDGLQFSQTDPLGLSLRDRGSPSDGHQRRSPSSCPAFIGSTSVLPRGEEEDEDEEEFWHLPLELEELKLLSRQVREATTQLAQPVNSSWGSLGPHTSSVHSSTSAPGVLEAEGRGNSETAGKGTSRLRQIGADRGVSEPLRRSFGELVAPAGRRSGGACIQEEDVLAELLRSPRSQRGSREDSGSLLRHLQTFCSQLEQLIQQLYALSERTELWSRASVDGDPVSDHLHQPLTSSVLHTGHRLLNCIDATSPFLRDTLLMIERTSGAVGQQEDVREPSDLDQARDFIQMTVGRPLT
- the cep68 gene encoding centrosomal protein of 68 kDa isoform X2 produces the protein MEEPKHSSTFSPRPPAEEDDKSKWKPAGDRGGSRKHVTMATASRYLGDRRYLVRRPLVSSTPTSILKKTETEEDVSRSEGTQKDTDVSSLTPLELTLESFDRSHSDVSSSSRDLSSPVGVSDLGTSVLHNPHTCESPFPVRTWPQQSLSSSILEVQRLNTPLRPPLTSTVLYPSYTPRSRYSGTGLTGVEGQQKSRFSGKPSNGHLLSVHQLNYWACAIPKTSPPSPDRRSRAWDPNQEYQTLLDYTYPLRPERELVEWNSSRLQTKSSLWDSGIEVDRLCSSNSLSAPGFSACETEQSRDRNSEGQRSRDQQVLTDSSDGLQFSQTDPLGLSLRDRGSPSDGHQRRSPSSCPAFIGSTSVLPRGEEEDEDEEEFWHLPLELEELKLLSRQVREATTQLAQPVNSSWGSLGPHTSSVHSSTSAPGVLEAEGRGNSETAGKGTSRLRQIGADRGVSEPLRRSFGELVAPAGRRSGGACIQEEDVLAELLRSPRSQRGSREDSGSLLRHLQTFCSQLEQLIQQLYALSERTELWSRASVDGDPVSDHLHQPLTSSVLHTGHRLLNCIDATSPFLRDTLLMIERTSGAVGQQEDVREPSDLDQVRGLLDARDFIQMTVGRPLT
- the cep68 gene encoding centrosomal protein of 68 kDa isoform X1 encodes the protein MEEPKHSSTFSPRPPAEEDDKSKWKPAGDRGGSRKHVTMATASRYLGDRRYLVRRPLVSSTPTSILKKTETEEDVSRSEGTQKDTDVSSLTPLELTLESFDRSHSDVSSSSRDLSSPVGVSDLGTSVLHNPHTCESPFPVRTWPQQSLSSSILEVQRLNTPLRPPLTSTVLYPSYTPRSRYSGTGLTGVEGQQKSRFSGKPSNGHLLSVHQLNYWACAIPKTSPPSPDRRSRAWDPNQEYQTLLDYTYPLRPERELVEWNSSRLQTKSSLWDSGIEVDRLCSSNSLSAPGFSACETEQSRDRNSEGQRSRDQQVLTDSSDGLQFSQTDPLGLSLRDRGSPSDGHQRRSPSSCPAFIGSTSVLPRGEEEDEDEEEFWHLPLELEELKLLSRQVREATTQLAQPVNSSWGSLGPHTSSVHSSTSAPGVLEAEGRGNSETAGKGTSRLRQIGADRGVSEPLRRSFGELVAPAGRRSGGACIQEEDVLAELLRSPRSQRGSREDSGSLLRHLQTFCSQLEQLIQQLYALSERTELWSRASVDGDPVSDHLHQPLTSSVLHTGHRLLNCIDATSPFLRDTLLMIERTSGAVGQQEDVREPSDLDQVRGLLDVSLLLLPLKRDVCVISYLQARDFIQMTVGRPLT